CAATGACGTGATAAAAATTCTGACAAAATACGGGAACACaggtgaagaaaaaagaaaaggattgGAACAGGGAAGTTTGGAAATATGGACATTATATAAGGGAGATTTAGCAAATCACAAATTTCAATATGTTCTATGAGGGGAAAATGTCATCAATCTCTCTGTGGGATTAAAATGGCTCCTAAATCCCTCAACATATTTATGTCTGTCTAATAAAATTTAAGAGGGAGAGTAGCAGGGAGGTGAGTGCAGGATTACTCATGAAGAGAAAACGTTGGGACAACAGAGCAGTGGGCTGATAATGGGCACAATTTAAAAGAGCAATACTGCCATCTACCTGGCTTTTTGGGCATCACCATCCTGGTAGCGGGATCTGCCTGCCAGCCTTGGCTCACCACACCTttggacaaagacaaaaagagaagaaaatgccCTGTTCAGTGGAATGTTTAAATTGTTATGTAATGGAAATTAACTGCAGAGAGGTTGCAATAAAACCACTTTTCTACTACTGAAAACCACTATTAATCTTATTATCCTTTTTTGTACACAATGAATGTGATGATAAAACATTTCCTGTGAGGAGTTTGTGTAACTTCAAACTTACCCTTTACTGCCTCCTCCACAGTATAGCCAACGAAGGCAGCAAAATCTTCTGCTGTGATGGAAGTGTAGGCCTGGGCCACTAAGCTGTACGCCCTTTGCCGTGTGCTCTCTGTGAAGGATCCATGAACCACAAAGACATTAATATCAAGGAGGTACAAGGGGAGTGCATGCATGCTAAAACTGTGCTCTGGTTCTATTtaaagcacatacagtacatgggCAACATCAACTTGCTGCAAACTTAGAAACACAGGAGCAGTatgttgtaatgtaatgtcaACATGGAATTTAAGAgtcttgttttattgtaaataaagTTGCCAATTAGCAACGGCACTAAAGTTTTACACTGTGTAGAACGATCTATCAAGAGTGACATGTTTTTGAAGGCAGGGGCCATACTCTGCAGCGATCATTACTaatcacaggtgtgtgtgttttggtaaAATGTCAAGTAAATGCTAAAGGCCTgtgttgaacatttttcatttcatgtaatTCCAGTCCTTCCAATTTTTCCATCTTGAGGTTTGATTATTCTGTGAGTTTGAGCTTACAAAGTTGCTTTTTCTGACCCCAAAcaagcacactcacacaactACAACTTGCttgtcaaaacaaaagcatCTGAGTTTGCTTAAATGGTGCCCTTTGTTGCCAGGgaaatgtttgatttgattgtgATTCACAAAAGATCTTGTTAAATGAAGCATGTTTAAGATGAATCATGAACCATATGTGCAGTGCTCACACTCTACAAAGCACTCAAGTCTTTATCAGCAGATGCTTCCCAACTGCCCGAGCTGCCCTATTTATCTAGCCTGACTTGACATGTTGCTGTAGTTTGTGAAGATAATGGTAAGAGTGACAGGGCCTCACAACAGGATGGAACAACATACACAAGCAtgtatttgctgctgtgttttatagCCTAGCAACGGTTTATGTGTGTCAACAGTCAGCTCCCCGTCTGTTGCAGCAGCTAGCAGCAGTAACAATAACAAGTGGGATGGATGAGAAAAGACAGCTGTGAGGGGAAGGCTGGAGATTTGTCAGGAGTGCTTTCCCATTCTTCTGTCCAAAGGGCTTCCTGTTCTCCCTGTTATTGTACTTGTCTAAAAAGATGTagaaatattgaaaatatcaaCTTGGAAACTGTGTTAAGGCAGTGTTTCTGTATCTGTTGGGTTTGAGTTATTTAATTCTTATTCTGTTATGGTTTTAATCAAAGTTATGGTTATAGAGTAACTTCTGCAGTCCTTATTTAGACACTATGATGATTAAAACATACTATTTTTATGGTGTGGTTCAAGACAAATGTGGAtagattgtttttgttttgtcattggGATGGCTCACTGCTGATGAATGACTAAAAAAGAAAGtgactgtttttcttctcagtaTAAAACTCCCATCTGTTAAAAGTGAACATGAATCACACTTCATAAAACAGTTTCTTGTTTTGGAACAACTTCCTTGCACCTGACTGGCTGTGTGTTAGAAAAGAAATGAGGACTCAGAGCAAATGTTTGCCACGCAGCCAAGCAGGTCATCTCAAGGGGTTTTTTGTAACTCAGTCCCCAGGCAGACGTGTATTTTTACCATGGCCTGTTGACCGTTAGGTGATGATTCCAGTGGCAACTGGACCAGCCTGTCTTTAGTATGCCCCTCTGACACTTCAGAGTTGGGTTGAAGTTGCTGAGCAAGACGTCCATGAGTGGGAGGACAGGAGTTTTatggaggagaaacaggacCTGGTCTGTCCTTCCCCGCCGGTCTATTCCAGGGCCGCTATCATTTCTCACCCTCTCACCTCTTAAAAATAGCCCCCACTTTTCACCAGCAAAGGCAAAGCAGACAGGACATGGCaagggcttttatttttaaatacagtctATTGCCAAGTAAGAGCAGCAACAAACATTTTGATGGAAGCACTCCAAGGAAAACTTATATGACCAAAATAATACTGGGTCTTCATATGTTTCTTCCTTTGTATGCTCCCATAAGTTAAAtatattgttttggtttaagCCCAGCAATAAAGAAAACTGATGCTTATCTTCATGCAGTTTTATTCCACATTCAATTAAAGAAAGACTTTGTAATTACAGCTGGATCACTGATTCAACACAAACTtagacaaaatgagaaaaactaCCTACTAAATCAACTAATTTCATAAGCTATATATGAGGAAAATGATGTGAAAGCCATCTTCAGACAgtctacatttacatttatccaccctatttttccatttaattGGTTTCGAAGTACAAAAGTAtaaaaagaaattaagaaaaggtacgaatacaacactgaaattaaatattGCACTGAAAATACGGGCAAGCCATTTTAGCCCACATCCACTATAACCTTATATTTAGTTCAACATCAAATGCAGTCCCTGCCATAAACACTTGTGTCAAAAACTTCTTGAAAAGCAGATATTATAGTATCTCCTTGAAGTCCAtaaacactttcattttcaattttcattattcctcttcttcttcttcctcctcctcctcctcctcctcctcctcctcttcctctgcgtCTTCAAATTCATCATTGTCACAAATCCCAAAGTCCATCTTTGCCAGCACTGCTTCAGCATGCTCTGTTGACAAAGTGAAGTGGTCCATCTTCTCAAAGCCTGGCTCTGGCCTCTCTTCTCCCAGTGAACATTTAGCTGCATCCTTGGTCTGCGTGATAAGGCCCTTGGAGGCTAACAGAAATTCAGCCGTGCCGCTCTGCTCCAGTGCTCTAACAGCCGTATCTGTGAGCTCTGTACTAGCCTGCAGTCGTTCACCATAACGCTGAGCCAGTGCCCGCAGGGCTGCCACCTTTTCATCTTGCTCTTTACCAATCTGCTCTAGTAGAATGGTCTTGCGCTCTTCAAGGACAGCGTACAACAGGTCAAAGCGTTCAGCTAACCCTTGCTTAGCACGTTGAGCATTCTCCTGCACGGCACGGCAGGCATCTTCCATCTGGTTGAGCAGAGCCTGCAGTCTGCCATTACTGGCCACCAGAGTATCGATAGCATTACTCAATTCACCTTTCTGAGCCTGGTAAACACTTGCTAAAGGTGCCACCTCACAGTCCTTATGTTGACCAAACACTTTGCACATGGAGCAGGTGGGTACTTGGCAGGTCACGCAATAAATGTTGATTCTCTCATCGTCGTGTTCTTGGCACATTGGTTCTTTGGACTCCTTAGGCTTCAGGGTGGTTTCTGTACCTCCACCGCCACTGCCTTCTTGCTGCTGCTTATAGATGTCGATAATATTTTCTACTAAGAGGTTACGCTGGAGCCCATGGACACCGTGCCGGTCAAGCACAACCTCAAACCGACAGGTAGGACATCGAAAGACACCACCAGAAAAGCGGTATGGGTTGCGGGAGTCATAGAGGTCACTAGCACAACTACGGCACAAGTTGTGCTGGCAGGGCAGAATGACCACAGGTTTGGTGAACATGTCCAGGCAGATGGGGCAGCTCAGCTGCTTCTCAAGGCTATCCATGGGGCTGGGGGGCCGAACCATAGTTCCTGTCCTCTGGACATCCATTGCGGAAAAGATGTTGCCTACAACTAGACAAGTAATTTTCCTAATTTcccaaaggagaaaaaaaatttcACCCTCGCTGTTGGTTTGAaaaagttagagagagagactagGCCAAGTGTTACTTGCAAAATGCTGATATCTGTTCTGGTTGAGAGCTAGCAGCTCTGTCCTTTATACCACTCCCTCACAGCTGGTGACACCCAATCCTTTAGACCAACCAGAGCACACATTCTTGCCTGCTTGTTGGCCCAGGACCTTTTCACAGAAATGGCCCCCTCCTACTCTGGTGTTGCATGTGTCACATGTTCCAGTGGGCACTGTGTCCCTTCTAACGGTGACAAAAGTGGTGGACTGAGCAGACAAACAGGGTTCATGTGAGTGGCTCAGAGGAGCCCCACTAGAGAGAGGGAGCTGGATGTTATTGGTAAACAAGTCAATGTCAACATCCTGTGACCAGTTGTTGTTaccattttatgtgttttgatttgttgttatATACCAAGTTAACCATTTATATAACCAGTTTTACTTTACTACATTAGCAATGAGATTTTCATATTCTCTTGACATTAAGGTCAAAGTTGAATCGACCAATTatattgacagaaaatgtcagttCTGATGATTAACTGCATCTGTGTTAAAGTtaaaaactttctttctttctttaagaTAAAAATATCAGCCATTTGCTGGtaaatgctttttaaatgttaaaaatgaatacCTTTGGGCTTTGGACTCCAGTAATTTGTGATAATGTTTTCTAATTTTGACGGTTTTGGTAGACTTATGGCAAATAAGCCGTTGAAACATTCTAGTTGCTTGTAAGACAAGATTTGATTTAGATAACTGCAAAATGTTACTTTTTCACAAGTAATGAGAAGGTGTCTTAGTCAATACATAGTGTATATTGCCAGTAATgataatattattaaaataatttctttctacttttttagttttattaaaCACTTTCAAAATATGTTAATTAGGTGAATTAGGATCAAAAGACCTAGGTTCCCACACATCCATCAAGCAATTACCCCTGGTTGCCAAAGAGTCTTGTGACATAATCTACGTCAGTATCCACGGCAGATCAACACGAAGTACCGTGAACATGAGGGAGAGGCTATTCTTACACTGTTGCACAAGGGAACCATCACATGGTACAAAAGCTCCAACATTTGTGAGTGTGAGGGCAATAATATCAAATACTGTAGTCAGAACAGGATGTGTGAAATCCtagacacaacaaaaacatttagatatTCAGTTGCATTACTAGAAATAATCAACAAAAGTGTGTGAGCATGTAAATGGATACCTTATTCATATTACTGTGTTGTGGCCTCCTGTACTACCCTTAATGACACTGTTATAAACAGTCAACTTTGCTTCCTAAATCTTTTTTaaacaagttttattttccttcagcTGAGTTGTATCATAGCTAGAGCTGTGTTTAGCTGGTGCCCCCTGCTGACTGTAATTTGGAATGATGCAGaagaaatgtgaatattttatttactctaATGTCCCTATGGAAAATTTAGCCACAGTTTCTCCAGAGCCAAATGTGTCAAGCACACAAATATTATTTGTAAGTATTATCAATCTGAAAAGTTTTAGGACATGTAAATGTGATGAGAGTGGAAAGTCAGATAAGACATGATTTTTGTTCGTTACCTCGAAGGGCCTCCATGACCGGAAGGATATTTTCTGTCCACTGATAAGCTGCGATGGCTGTGTAGATCCCTGGAAAGTCTCGCTGCCAAATGCGCTGGCCTACAGCCCAAATAGCTGTTAATTCAGGGTTTGCCTGTATACAACAAGTGAAAAAGCATTTCAGAATCTCTCGGTATGCTTCACTTGGCTTTTCATACTTCTGTAAACAGCAGTCACACCCAAATACTTATGATACTGCATTGCAGGGGTTCAGTTTTTTAAGAGTCCTTTCTAttctaaaatgtcatttaaagcAACAGATCTGAGGCTGTTAAGGAAAGATGAGGCTCAGCCTTTAGCTGAGTATGTGATGGAAAGTAATGATATGAATGGCAAtaatattattcattattcaacTGTACAACTGACAGTCATGTGACAAAACTAAAGCACATCTGGATGCTTCTacagacacagactgtgtgtgaaacagtGGTACCATTTCGGATTGTTATGAATTTCCAGAATTTATGCAGCTATGCAACTCAAGACAGCAAATGCTGATATCACTAAGAAGCAGTTACTATGTATCTACTGTTGAGCTATGTTTGTGTAATGGACAGAATTGGTTGTGGGCAGGTACTAGAATAAGCATTCAGTATTAAATATGGTGTGTTGAGTAATATACTTATAGTATATGGCTTTTATATAACAAAAGTGGCATGAACAGGACAAAGCAGGACAATCACATGCATCATAATGGGTTTCATCAGTGCTTCTTTAGCAGTGTCTACAGATGTTTTAACAAGCTTACTGATTTTATCGCTTGGGGAATCCTCTTCCATAGATACCTGGCATTATTCCTGTTGGACACACATCAACACGAGTTAGTCAATACACATAATAAAGTTGCAAGCATAGGCAGCAACATAGAACAGGGTTAGCTGATGAGCAGAACAGACTTAAGCTACCTACTGACTGCATCCACACAAGTTATTACTTTTTCTTGCAACTACAGGAAGCAATATCACTTAACTTCTAAGAAGGCAGATGGGTAATAGCTTTGAGTGGGATTCAACTTATGATGAGATTAAGCCTGAGTGTGTAGTACTAGCTGCAACAACCAGAATTTGTTTTCCGTGTAATTAGTGATCATGACAACTATGTATTTAATGTAGTAGTTTATGCACtagaacaaaataaaacaaaaaaaggagaggagaacgAGCATCCCAACTGCTTGCCATgttacaacaaacaaacaaacaacaaaaaacaaaaacaacccccccccccccacacacacacacatatccataTCCCCACACCTCTAGTCAAAAAGTCTTATACGGAGGAACCCGACAGCGAttgaagacagacagagctgacttaCATGTCATTATGAAGTAAATAGAGCGCCAGCAACTGAGCGTAGACTTGAGGTGTTGCAATGCCCCCTGGAGCCTGTTAGAAATAAATGCAGGTGTGACATTAAAGTTTGGAGCTAAAATAAGCAGTTAATCAAGCTATCTTGAATTCCCTAAACAAACCATGTTACACGCTTAAATAATGATTCGCTAATATATATTTGCAAACTAGCCACAGGTTGTACCCGTGTCAGTCAGCATTAGCCATTCAGCTAGTTATGATGTTCCTTAGCTTCCGCTAACGTTGTAGCACTACTCATTTAACTTACATTATTAGTGAAGATTATTACTTATTGTCCTACTGATATCTGACGCCACACAGTTAACTTGGTATTATCTTTTAAAGTTAAGAGTTCCTAAGTGAATCCATACTGTCGTGTTAACTGTAGCTTTCTTTATCAACATAACGAAGAGATCTCTTTATCTTGCTACTCACTCAATGCTAGTAGCATATAGTAACGCTATCTGCCACTTCCGTTTTATTGAAGACAAAGTTTGTTAGCGTTGTTCGCGTGGCACAGGTTCATTTACGAACTAAACTGTAGCGTAAATTTATAAGATATTGCTGGAAAGAATTTTTTGCCTCAATCTAGCTAGCTTCTTAGCTATAACGCTAGCCTAAACCGGTCGGGACCTAACTGCTTGTCAGAAACTAACGAGCcctcagagacagaaagcatGCAAGACACTTATCATTGTTGGAACACAAAAATCTGAATTTCGCGATTCAGGCCTTACCTCGAGTTCTTGAGCTTCACACTGCTCTAATAATTTATCAAAATTTTCCTCCATAATCACAGCAGTAGGCATGATGATGCCTAGCTGTTGCAGCGGAATCTTCTTCTTCTGCGTAATTGCAGTAGATTGGCAGCACGTCAGATATGTTGCTGCCCTCAACTGGATGAAGCACAAACTACAGAATTACCTCTAACAGCATCTTCAAAGCTACAATCCAAGACTCAGCTGTATAGTGGATGCAATGCAGTAcgataaaataaataaagaaattaaatagaATATATATTTAGCAGACTTGGATGGCCaccaaatcaacaaaaacaggaacaaaaacataattGACAAAATAATGTCTGCATTTACACAGTTGTTGTCCCTGTCACTTTTTCATATATACCATACCATATATAccccctatatatatatatatatatatatatatatagggggGGGTAAGATGGCTGTGGCTTGGGTGGCTTGGGTGGGTGGGGTCATTTGCAATGCTGAGGGTCTTGTTGGTCCAACATGCATGAAATTGTTTTATCAAGGGGAGTTGTTCTCACTGTTTGCTGTAAGTTCAGATGTAGGTGGTCAGAATACTGTGGTGGTAATAGAATCtatatctaatctaatctaacgTAAACATACACCTGCACTGAACTTCTCCCAAGGGATTTAGAGAcagtttcctttgttttttttaaataaataaataaatacaaatagataggtagatagatagattaaaTGAGCATTTTGAAAAATTTGGTCTGGTCTTAGGGAACTCCATAGCACTGAAAGACTCCCTTTCTTCCCTTCACTAATGATCCTCTACTGGCTGCCATTGCTGAGGATTTCTATATTCTAATCCTTTTTGAGCTCTCCATTTTCTTTGATGCTGTTGACTACATACATTTTTCTTCTACGACTAAAAAATGGCTTGCCACCACAGGCAGAACTCTAATGTGCTTCCACTATGTCAACATTTTtagatttcctttttttaaaaaatggagaATACATCTGCATTCTTAGTTCATTTTTCCTGCTGTTCCCAGCTTTAGGTCTAGATCTCTCTAAACTTTTTTCATGCCTGACTTCAAAAGTCTCCTCCAAATAACGTTACACCAGCCGTTTGAAACTTGGGGATGTTTTCTTAAATTCACATCTCTTTTATGATGGTTAGATTGAAATACTTTTGCAATCGAGTTTTCCCCAGGGGATAACCAACatgttttttctcatcttttgtAGAAATATTGCTGTCAGTCAGTCGTTTTTAAGCTTCACAGTCTGGTTTCAACCATCAAGATTAACAATAAGAATATGTTGCAATAATTTTTCAGAgagaatgaaatgagaaaatatgcaAGTTAACCAAGTAAGAGGAGAAGTGTAAAAGAAATTTATAGTAAATTATTAACAGTCATTTCCATCAAACATCTGTGTACTTTGATCATTCCCACAGAGCCCCTATGGTGacatttaaagagaaaataattgtgTGGCCATGAGTTAATAATGTGTGGGAACGAAATCATTAAGTCATGGCCACACTTTAATAAGTTGAGGGAACAAGATCAATGACTTGTGGCCACTATGAAGTTGTTATCAGTTAGCTGTTTACTGACTTACTGGCAGGTGTATCATCAGTAGCCGCTTGCAAACATGGAcaattttgacttgattttaTTATAGTTTAACCTTGGAATGAATTACAATGACATACTTCAGTCACTTGCCATTAGGCATTGAGTAATTATTAGTAAGGGACACTTCATGAACACAGAATAGGATATTGCTCCCACACGTTACTAACTCATGGTCATGCAATTTGCCATGGCCTTCAAGTGTCACCTGAGGAGTTCCATACATTCCTCCAACAGCAATACTATCTCCCAGAAATTGTGCTTATATACGGCTAAACTGCAGAAACAAATAGCttttgtaggaaatgtaattGTGACCAGATTATGTTTTCTACTAACATAATTAGGATATGTTGATTatatgtcattttaatgttCTTTTGCGTATCATGTGAAACACTCTGAATATTTCTTTAACATTCTAAATCCTAAATTCCCTTCTCTGTGTGGAACTGTCATCTCATACTTGAACTGAAACATCAGTGTAtgacaaaccaaaacaactgtTATCTAAGACACTACCTTGATGCTCTTGTCACATCTTCAATAATTCAAACATTTTGTGACCAGATCCCCTATATCCTAATGGAGAGGATAAGAGGTAAGTGTAACAGTTTGAAAATCCTGAAAAAGAATCCCTTGGACACATGGATGAATCAAACATTACACCAATGAAAATATTAGAACACATTTCCTCTCTGAATTGTTGATTTAGGATGTCATGACCAGCATCTCAGACTACACCACACATTAGATATAAAGAACTTCCTCTTCACTTTTCATTATGTCTAAAAAAACAGATGAGTAAAACCAATTGCAATCAATAATGATCAACAGTGTATTTGATATACAGTATAGGCTGTATTTACTTTGCCTCTCTGCTGTAAATGTATCTCCGTGTTTAACTTTGTGAACCAATCTCACAATGCTCCCTTCCAGTCTTTCCCCACTGGGAACTCTCAGCAGTCATGTGGTTCACTTTGTACTCACCACaatgtgtgtttcagagaaGGGGAAAGGGAGAGATAGAAATGGGAGCAATTTTGTTACAGTAGTTAATTAGAACAACCAACCAAATTCAAAATGTGGTTGGTTATTCTAATGAAAGGTATTTAAATAACTTAATAGGGAGGTAACCCTGTGATTTTCATGAGAGACTATATATTAAAGAACCATTCCAGTGCTTTGCACTGTAAATCCTGTTTTCTTACAATTTACATTCCCAACAAAGGTAAATGGTGCTATAAGTTTTAGATGACTTTTCCTAGGGGATCATtagtttctgttcatttcagtaTGCTATTAAAACTCACAAAAACAAGTTTACTCAGCGTGGCTAATGCATCAtaatgaaacacacattcactttgttttttgttaaagttACTTATTTTTGGAGTTTCAATAGTGTTAAAATCATGGAGTGATCTATGAATCCTTCAtggtgacaaaaacacactttgcaCTACACAAAATCATAATTCTGTTATACTGTGATCAGCAGTAAGTTACTATCAGAGTAAATTCAATTCCTTCCATAAAGGTAGATATCACATCAACTTACAGcaataatttttgttttgaaaccaATATACTGTTTATGGGAACAACTGAgtgcacagacaaaaaaaaaaaaacagtttcttcccaGATGTTACTGACATAAAATCTGATGATTTGGGATCTATTTTCTCTCAAATTGTGATCTGTAATTGTGACTCTTTGACAAGGTCCTCTTTTGTTGGCCTCTCCATAGAAGCCTTGTCCTGTACTGGGACTCCTTTgttaagttgttgtttttagtcaAATGgccactgcacacacaaagcacatgtGTCACCTCCTCAGGTGTGTTGATTCTGTATTCTGGATATTGGACTGCAGCGAGCCATAACCAGCACTGCTTGGCATTAGTTGAAAATAGTGAAATGAACACAGAACACAGCACACTAAGAAACCATACATTTCATGGTTTTATGAGCATTCTCTTGTCAAGTACACAGTAAAGTTGACGAAGTTGTGCATCCCACATAGCTAGAATGTTCTGGCCAGAAATGTGGTTTATTTCACAGAGCACAGTCTGTCCAATGAGACCCAGTCTGAGACAGAAATCTGGCCTGTTAAGTGATCCAGCATGGAACTACATATACGGAATATATATTCCGTATATGTATtctttatttcagattttgtgGGGTATGCCATGTTTTTTTAGCTGTTGACATAAGCAATGGACATGAAAATCATCCATTTACTGCTGATGGGCCTAATTGACAACAATGTCTAAGTTGAGGGATTTCTTGTGATCTTTCAGTTCCTACTTCCTGTGCACATGCAGTGTCACTTTTATCCCTGGATTCCTTATTGTAAATGATATTTTAAAGGCagaatattattatattttcttttatttttaatcttgtGTGTGGCGATTTATGGCATTTCTTCTTGGAAGAGGTGTAAAATGTCAACAATTCAGTGTTGGCTGATGTTCTTTATTCCCATCAGATTCTCCCATCATTGTCAATGTCAATATGTACCAGTGGGTGTAAGGGAATGTACGTCCACCTCAGTGCTCACCCAAGGTTTTTATTATGTGGAGTTAGAAAAAAGGTCAACGAAAGATATTTCCTTTTCACcacccttttttcccccctcacaGTATAGTGTGACCATCAAGTTCCATATACTGACTTTTCTACCAAATACACGGGGAAGCTTATGTTGTGTAGCTGTATTAACAGATAGTATTGATTCATACAATTGTGCTGGGTTAACTTCTGCTCCCTCTAACTCGTTCAACTGTAACATTGTCACAGCTGTATAAATCATTCACTCTGACTGTTGGACCCAGCAGAGAAGAAACCTGCTCCTTGTTTAGACAAAATGagagatttgtttgtgtgaaatcAGGTCAAGCAATGTGTTGTCACTTTGCATCCAGCATTGAGGTCATCTCAGTCTTACTTGTATTTCTATAACCAGTGTTCCCTGTGGATCGTTTAAGGCTTCCACTCCATCTGGTCCCCTTTTCAGTGATGTTTTCTGCCTAATGGGTTTCAGAGTTAAAGAATAAAGAGAGACAGCATAGATTAGATGGGGGGTAAACAAAACCAGACAGATACACTAGAAAAAAACTAGTCTTCAATTAAAAACCACTCCACAGGTTGTTTGTGCAAGCAGCTTTTTATTGCCCATAGTTTTTATAATTAAATGGCGTCTCTAATGGTCAAGTGAAACAACAGTCATTTCAGCAAATGCCAGAGGAGGATATATAGAGAAACTCTACTACTACTCtactctactactactactctacAGATTCTGACTGTTAAAAGACAAATAGAGGAAGGACATATGGCTTTTAATTGGatatttaaaatggaaatttgtCATTTCAAAACTAAAGCTTGTATTTACACAGATAATGTGATGTACTATCCAAATCATTACAAGGTTGCATAGTTGCTATTGCCAGTGCAATGTAAAGCAATGTAGTGAGGTTCTTCTCAAGGCACAGTTTGTAAAGTTTCTACTCAGACACCaaaatcacataaaacaaataaggctttatttatttatttttattatttacatctgCATTTATTGActgtttgtaaatgtaatgtaggTAATTATTCAGATTATGATAAGAATTTCTCAGTAGCATATATGTTTAGGGAATGAGGACATGTGAAATAAGGTAATGAGAGGCAACCCATGAATGTGCTGCCCAAATGCAAAGGCTTACTTGTGTAACTGGAATCATGTGATCAGAATTCAGCCAATCATGTGAATGCTGATCATGGTTTGAACTCTTAATTGATTTTGCCTTTCCTTCAGAATGGAGCAAGAATTAACCTAATTATtttagccaaatgtttatcGTTACCTCAACCTCATTTACAATGCAATTCTATAAATCATTCTTTCAGCTCCTTTAATCCAAACTTATACCTTGAGATTCATATAACTTTGACACTATCAAGAACAAGGGTAGTATTAAAACATATGAATAGTCCCCTTACACTTTCTTTCTATCTCACAGCCTTCACCTACTTTTGCCTAATGGTAGGATTGCCTCTGGCTGTCTGGAAAATTAATGTTTCCATACCTTGGAGAA
This genomic window from Lates calcarifer isolate ASB-BC8 linkage group LG1, TLL_Latcal_v3, whole genome shotgun sequence contains:
- the LOC108884621 gene encoding COP9 signalosome complex subunit 8 isoform X1; translation: MPTAVIMEENFDKLLEQCEAQELEAPGGIATPQVYAQLLALYLLHNDMNNARYLWKRIPQAIKSANPELTAIWAVGQRIWQRDFPGIYTAIAAYQWTENILPVMEALRESTRQRAYSLVAQAYTSITAEDFAAFVGYTVEEAVKGVVSQGWQADPATRMVMPKKPDPPPVSLVPNEQQLARLTDYVAFLEN
- the LOC108884621 gene encoding E3 ubiquitin-protein ligase TRIM63 isoform X2, coding for MPTAVIMEENFDKLLEQCEAQELEAPGGIATPQVYAQLLALYLLHNDMNNARYLWKRIPQAIKSANPELTAIWAVGQRIWQRDFPGIYTAIAAYQWTENILPVMEALRGNIFSAMDVQRTGTMVRPPSPMDSLEKQLSCPICLDMFTKPVVILPCQHNLCRSCASDLYDSRNPYRFSGGVFRCPTCRFEVVLDRHGVHGLQRNLLVENIIDIYKQQQEGSGGGGTETTLKPKESKEPMCQEHDDERINIYCVTCQVPTCSMCKVFGQHKDCEVAPLASVYQAQKGELSNAIDTLVASNGRLQALLNQMEDACRAVQENAQRAKQGLAERFDLLYAVLEERKTILLEQIGKEQDEKVAALRALAQRYGERLQASTELTDTAVRALEQSGTAEFLLASKGLITQTKDAAKCSLGEERPEPGFEKMDHFTLSTEHAEAVLAKMDFGICDNDEFEDAEEEEEEEEEEEEEEEEEE